The proteins below come from a single Bombus pyrosoma isolate SC7728 linkage group LG10, ASM1482585v1, whole genome shotgun sequence genomic window:
- the LOC122571734 gene encoding 40S ribosomal protein S19a-like isoform X2 has product MRVPEWVDIVKSARFKELAPYDPDWYYIRCAALVRHIYIRSPIGVGAVTKIFGGRKRNGTHPSHFCRSAGGVARKALQSLEQLKLIEKAPLGGRKLTSQGRRDLDRIAAQVKAKSKKQLKLQETLVL; this is encoded by the coding sequence ATGCGAGTGCCAGAATGGGTTGACATCGTAAAATCTGCACGCTTCAAGGAACTTGCCCCGTACGATCCAGATTGGTACTACATTAGATGCGCGGCTTTGGTTCgtcatatttatattcgtaGTCCAATTGGTGTTGGAGCAGTAACAAAAATCTTTGGAGGACGCAAACGCAATGGCACCCATCCCAGCCACTTCTGCCGATCTGCAGGTGGTGTTGCCCGTAAAGCTCTTCAAAGCTTGGAACAACTGAAACTCATTGAAAAAGCTCCACTGGGTGGACGTAAGCTCACCAGTCAAGGTCGTAGAGATTTAGATCGTATTGCTGCACAAGTGAAAGCAAAAAGCAAGAAACAACTTAAGCTACAAGAGACTcttgttctttaa
- the LOC122571733 gene encoding persulfide dioxygenase ETHE1, mitochondrial isoform X2, with protein MFDPVSSTYTYLLADINDKTAILIDPVIEWAERDKTIIQELGLTLKYAINTHMHADHITGTGKLKSLLPGCQSMISRSSGAKADILLSPDDQISFGKHNLLVLPTPGHTEGCVTYVCYEQGIAFTGDALLIRGCGRTDFQGGSAEVLYNSVHSKIFTLPGNFRLYPAHDYSGRTVTTVAEEKAFNPRLSKSLNEFVDIMNNLNLAYPKMIDKAVPANKVCGLYEVAKEQKP; from the exons ATGTTCGATCCTGTGTCCAGTACCTATACTTATCTATTGGCCGACATCAACGATAAGACCGCGATCTTAATTGACCCGGTCATCGAGTGGGCAGAACGAGATAAAACCATTATTCAGGAATTGGGATTAACCTTAAAATATGCTA TAAATACGCATATGCACGCTGATCATATCACCGGAACAGGAAAGCTGAAGAGTTTGTTACCTGGTTGCCAGTCAATGATATCACGTAGCAGCGGCGCTAAGGCTGATATACTCCTGAGTCCGGATGACCAAATAAGCTTCGGCAAGCATAATTTACTGGTGCTGCCTACTCCCGGACACACCGAAG GTTGCGTTACCTACGTATGCTACGAACAAGGTATAGCATTCACAGGCGATGCTTTGTTGATACGCGGATGTGGACGAACGGATTTCCAG GGTGGCTCCGCAGAAGTCTTGTACAATTCGGTTCATTCGAAAATCTTCACGTTGCCAGGAAATTTCAGACTGTATCCTGCCCACGATTATTCTGGTAGAACAGTAACCACGGTGGCCGAGGAGAAGGCCTTTAATCCTAGATTATCTAAATCCCTAAATGAATTTGTCGACATAATGAACAACCTTAATCTGGCGTACCCAAAAATGATCG ACAAAGCTGTACCGGCGAACAAAGTTTGCGGTCTATACGAAGTTGCCAAGGAACAGAAACCATGA
- the LOC122571733 gene encoding persulfide dioxygenase ETHE1, mitochondrial isoform X1 → MFKTLCQQYLKSSFSKYNLITMNSCCKNVALTEPIPFSKDFLFRQMFDPVSSTYTYLLADINDKTAILIDPVIEWAERDKTIIQELGLTLKYAINTHMHADHITGTGKLKSLLPGCQSMISRSSGAKADILLSPDDQISFGKHNLLVLPTPGHTEGCVTYVCYEQGIAFTGDALLIRGCGRTDFQGGSAEVLYNSVHSKIFTLPGNFRLYPAHDYSGRTVTTVAEEKAFNPRLSKSLNEFVDIMNNLNLAYPKMIDKAVPANKVCGLYEVAKEQKP, encoded by the exons ATGTTTAAAACTTTGTGTCAACAGTATCTAAAATCTtcgttttctaaatataatttaatcacCATGAATTCCTGTTGTAAGAACGTAGCGTTAACGGAGCCAATCCCTTTCTcgaaagattttctttttcgtcaa ATGTTCGATCCTGTGTCCAGTACCTATACTTATCTATTGGCCGACATCAACGATAAGACCGCGATCTTAATTGACCCGGTCATCGAGTGGGCAGAACGAGATAAAACCATTATTCAGGAATTGGGATTAACCTTAAAATATGCTA TAAATACGCATATGCACGCTGATCATATCACCGGAACAGGAAAGCTGAAGAGTTTGTTACCTGGTTGCCAGTCAATGATATCACGTAGCAGCGGCGCTAAGGCTGATATACTCCTGAGTCCGGATGACCAAATAAGCTTCGGCAAGCATAATTTACTGGTGCTGCCTACTCCCGGACACACCGAAG GTTGCGTTACCTACGTATGCTACGAACAAGGTATAGCATTCACAGGCGATGCTTTGTTGATACGCGGATGTGGACGAACGGATTTCCAG GGTGGCTCCGCAGAAGTCTTGTACAATTCGGTTCATTCGAAAATCTTCACGTTGCCAGGAAATTTCAGACTGTATCCTGCCCACGATTATTCTGGTAGAACAGTAACCACGGTGGCCGAGGAGAAGGCCTTTAATCCTAGATTATCTAAATCCCTAAATGAATTTGTCGACATAATGAACAACCTTAATCTGGCGTACCCAAAAATGATCG ACAAAGCTGTACCGGCGAACAAAGTTTGCGGTCTATACGAAGTTGCCAAGGAACAGAAACCATGA
- the LOC122571734 gene encoding 40S ribosomal protein S19-like isoform X1, producing MPSVTLKDVDQHKFVKAFAAFLKKTGKMRVPEWVDIVKSARFKELAPYDPDWYYIRCAALVRHIYIRSPIGVGAVTKIFGGRKRNGTHPSHFCRSAGGVARKALQSLEQLKLIEKAPLGGRKLTSQGRRDLDRIAAQVKAKSKKQLKLQETLVL from the exons ATGCCGTCTGTAACGCTTAAGGACGTTGACCAGCACAAATTCGTAAAGGCTTTCGCAGCCTTTTTGAAAAA aactGGCAAAATGCGAGTGCCAGAATGGGTTGACATCGTAAAATCTGCACGCTTCAAGGAACTTGCCCCGTACGATCCAGATTGGTACTACATTAGATGCGCGGCTTTGGTTCgtcatatttatattcgtaGTCCAATTGGTGTTGGAGCAGTAACAAAAATCTTTGGAGGACGCAAACGCAATGGCACCCATCCCAGCCACTTCTGCCGATCTGCAGGTGGTGTTGCCCGTAAAGCTCTTCAAAGCTTGGAACAACTGAAACTCATTGAAAAAGCTCCACTGGGTGGACGTAAGCTCACCAGTCAAGGTCGTAGAGATTTAGATCGTATTGCTGCACAAGTGAAAGCAAAAAGCAAGAAACAACTTAAGCTACAAGAGACTcttgttctttaa